The following proteins are co-located in the Legionella busanensis genome:
- a CDS encoding DUF72 domain-containing protein, whose amino-acid sequence MTKEEKDLERAERRAKRESRRQKQREANINRAQKMHNARMASDLISLTPDLPAINVGCSGWFYWHWRGKFYPEDMPTKSWFNHYSEHFKTVELNAPFYSWPTLANVTTWQRQAGRKKFIYTVKVCELITHIKRFTDTTTLVCDFGYIADLLQARMGCFLYQLPPSFHYTPERLHNIVTQLDIRRRNVIEFRHISWWNEDVYTAFREMGIIFCSCSGPNLPDELISTTDEVYIRFHGKKKWYLYDYSDDELLVWAERISQSGAKRIWAYFNNDGEGYAIHNAQTFIKALKKII is encoded by the coding sequence TTGACAAAAGAAGAAAAGGATTTGGAACGAGCTGAGCGTCGTGCCAAGCGTGAAAGTCGTAGGCAAAAACAGCGTGAGGCTAATATTAATCGAGCGCAGAAAATGCACAATGCGCGCATGGCTTCTGATTTAATCAGCCTTACACCAGACCTGCCAGCTATCAATGTTGGATGTTCTGGTTGGTTTTACTGGCACTGGCGGGGTAAATTTTACCCTGAAGATATGCCGACCAAAAGCTGGTTTAATCATTATAGTGAACATTTTAAAACGGTGGAATTAAATGCCCCTTTTTATTCTTGGCCAACGCTGGCTAATGTAACTACCTGGCAACGTCAGGCAGGTCGCAAAAAATTTATTTATACCGTAAAAGTCTGTGAATTGATTACGCATATCAAGCGTTTTACTGATACAACAACATTGGTGTGCGACTTTGGCTATATTGCTGATTTATTACAAGCACGTATGGGATGTTTTCTTTATCAATTACCTCCTAGTTTTCACTATACACCTGAGCGATTGCATAATATTGTCACACAGCTCGATATAAGACGGCGTAATGTTATTGAATTTCGACATATCAGCTGGTGGAATGAAGACGTTTATACTGCTTTTCGTGAAATGGGTATCATTTTCTGTTCATGCAGCGGCCCCAATTTGCCTGATGAGTTAATTTCTACAACGGATGAAGTTTATATCCGATTTCATGGTAAAAAAAAGTGGTACTTATATGATTACAGCGATGATGAACTTCTTGTTTGGGCAGAGAGAATTTCTCAAAGTGGTGCTAAACGGATTTGGGCTTATTTTAATAATGACGGCGAAGGCTATGCCATCCATAATGCACAAACGTTTATAAAAGCTCTCAAAAAAATCATCTAA
- a CDS encoding chemotaxis protein CheW, with amino-acid sequence MFINCLKLRLNEDQILVDLNQIQMVLALPELDKLPTEDDAVAGLLNFHSQFIPVYHLASLVDEQKPIYDLNTPIVICSLISGLIGLLVSEAIEVCFISMDNIQKSALLSPYPYVAGILEGEKVSSWLLNLEELMHFHQLKLKNHESLSSKA; translated from the coding sequence ATGTTTATTAATTGCTTAAAATTAAGGCTTAATGAAGACCAAATTCTTGTTGATTTAAATCAAATTCAAATGGTTTTAGCGCTTCCAGAATTAGATAAACTACCTACTGAAGATGATGCGGTGGCTGGTTTACTTAACTTCCATAGTCAATTTATTCCTGTTTACCATCTTGCAAGCCTTGTTGACGAACAAAAACCAATTTATGATTTAAATACTCCTATTGTTATTTGTTCTTTAATAAGTGGATTAATAGGATTATTAGTATCTGAGGCAATAGAAGTATGTTTTATCTCAATGGATAATATTCAAAAATCTGCATTACTTTCACCTTATCCTTATGTGGCCGGTATATTAGAAGGCGAGAAAGTATCTTCGTGGCTTCTTAATCTAGAAGAACTAATGCATTTTCATCAACTTAAACTTAAAAATCATGAATCCCTTTCTTCTAAAGCTTGA
- a CDS encoding CheR family methyltransferase, which yields MNPFLLKLEKWANKHYGLYIHSHALEPIQHKLKELLNKRNLNERTFFEQLNTGHSELIKITIDILTVPESYFFRDSVLFAYLKNHYLPNLILKKRLNHHLNINIWSAGCARGEEIYSIAILLVELLPDLKQWTLNLLGTDINKNILDEAKKAIYTKRSLRSTEAKLESTYFTNHHNNYTLVSSIRDLVQFKHHNLADPQKMIRQFDLIICRNVFIYLTPEVINRALDYFYDNLIKDGLLFLGHAEYPHQNSSKFTINLENGVCFLKKEPENKKVSLPATIQEDKREFKLSRQSLLATIESHLEKKNYTQALEEINCYLKNWPKTSSLLRYKGECLLQQNELPAAHLCLIESLKLDSLNPVSFFFKGLIELELRDIIAAMTSLKNALYIKNNFPEAAYYLGLVYLQQGNKNQGAKWLRKALQFANKLNEGSILYTVDTRENFINAIHSSISYYER from the coding sequence ATGAATCCCTTTCTTCTAAAGCTTGAAAAATGGGCTAACAAACATTATGGCCTCTATATTCACAGTCATGCCCTAGAGCCAATCCAGCATAAACTAAAAGAGTTATTAAATAAAAGAAACTTAAATGAGAGAACTTTTTTTGAACAATTAAATACTGGTCACTCAGAACTCATTAAAATCACAATTGATATTTTAACTGTTCCAGAAAGCTATTTTTTCCGAGATAGTGTACTTTTTGCTTATTTAAAAAATCATTATTTACCAAATTTAATTCTTAAAAAAAGACTTAATCACCATTTAAATATAAATATTTGGAGTGCGGGCTGTGCAAGGGGAGAAGAAATTTACTCCATTGCCATTCTTTTAGTAGAACTTTTACCTGATTTAAAGCAATGGACTCTTAATTTGCTTGGCACAGATATCAATAAAAATATCCTTGATGAAGCAAAAAAAGCCATCTATACAAAAAGAAGTTTACGCTCAACTGAAGCAAAGCTTGAAAGCACCTATTTTACAAATCATCACAATAATTATACCTTAGTTTCATCTATTCGCGACTTAGTTCAATTTAAGCATCATAACTTAGCTGACCCTCAAAAAATGATTCGACAATTTGATTTAATTATTTGTCGGAATGTTTTTATTTACTTAACACCAGAAGTAATTAATAGGGCATTAGATTATTTTTATGATAATTTAATCAAAGATGGGCTATTATTTTTAGGTCATGCAGAATACCCGCACCAAAATTCATCAAAATTCACCATTAATTTAGAAAACGGCGTTTGTTTTCTTAAAAAGGAGCCAGAAAATAAAAAAGTATCTCTACCAGCAACCATTCAGGAAGATAAAAGGGAATTTAAATTATCACGTCAATCATTGCTAGCAACTATTGAGTCTCATTTAGAAAAAAAGAACTATACTCAAGCCTTAGAAGAAATTAATTGTTACCTTAAAAACTGGCCTAAAACGAGCTCTCTATTAAGATATAAAGGGGAGTGTTTATTACAGCAAAATGAATTGCCTGCTGCACATTTGTGTTTAATAGAATCCCTTAAACTTGATTCTCTTAATCCAGTTAGTTTCTTTTTTAAAGGATTAATCGAACTTGAGCTAAGAGACATAATTGCGGCGATGACTTCTTTAAAAAATGCTTTGTATATAAAGAATAATTTTCCAGAAGCAGCTTATTATCTTGGTTTGGTTTACTTACAACAAGGTAATAAAAATCAAGGGGCTAAATGGCTTAGGAAAGCCTTACAATTTGCTAATAAATTAAATGAGGGTTCTATTTTATATACTGTAGATACTCGAGAAAATTTTATTAATGCCATCCATTCGAGTATTTCCTATTATGAGAGATAA
- a CDS encoding chemotaxis protein CheW, which produces MKDELLSSEKARAILANRKAIIAKKKLDFTFQEESSLLLFKIDNIQKYALPYQQIERVIPFQQITYIPGAKPIFLGIIYYNTEIWPVISCKRLFQLQGEERISFFILCKKGSQQIALSVHEVLDQITLKNSEELTHFANEKTINGSTYIRGVYRTDIAIIDIEAIFNIVN; this is translated from the coding sequence ATGAAGGATGAATTATTAAGCAGTGAAAAAGCTAGAGCTATTTTAGCAAATCGAAAAGCAATTATTGCCAAAAAAAAGCTAGATTTTACCTTTCAAGAAGAGAGCTCACTTTTACTTTTTAAAATAGATAATATTCAAAAGTATGCCCTTCCTTATCAACAAATTGAACGTGTAATCCCTTTCCAGCAAATCACTTATATTCCTGGAGCTAAGCCAATTTTTCTAGGTATAATTTATTATAATACTGAGATATGGCCAGTAATCAGTTGTAAGCGCCTCTTTCAACTACAAGGTGAAGAGCGTATTTCATTTTTTATTTTATGTAAAAAAGGCTCGCAGCAAATTGCCTTATCAGTACATGAAGTTTTAGATCAAATTACCCTGAAAAATTCCGAAGAACTCACTCATTTTGCAAATGAAAAAACAATAAATGGAAGTACTTACATTCGTGGAGTTTACAGAACTGATATAGCAATAATTGATATAGAAGCTATATTTAATATAGTGAACTAA
- a CDS encoding methyl-accepting chemotaxis protein, whose protein sequence is MLESQKEKYKSGPFKISVGLTIFLVISFIIRCINFQSDHFLLKSINLIILLLSVLMALLLIYSLYRLKRSDEDLFDVLNAKLDAISRSQAIIEFNMDGNIITANEKFLETLGYTLDEIKGKHHKIFIDEKYSYSEEYNNFWSKLNRGEYIQAEFKRIGKNNKVVWLLSSYSPIFNRQGKPVKVIKVATDITEQKKQSIDLENMSKKLREIGVKIMEESNEISVGVKQLESTVSEQVTSASQQAAAVTQISTTIEQIKATTSQTKEKAKQLGESANITTSVSEKGRQAINLMTTFIETLQSKMQQISATILSLNDKTQQISEITEAVADIAKQSKMLALNASIEAAKAGESGKGFAVVAGEVKDLAERSQQSTERVQKILQDIRQTAEHAVMVTEAGNKSVEENSKQVKLTDEIINSLGNVIEETSIASMQIVSAVREEAIAIEQVDASIKEINKVTNLFSSATEQTKDSTINLSKIADSLKKTASQYGLRELQEVDRR, encoded by the coding sequence ATGTTGGAAAGCCAGAAAGAAAAATATAAGAGTGGCCCGTTTAAAATAAGTGTCGGACTTACAATTTTTTTAGTGATTAGTTTTATTATTCGTTGTATTAATTTTCAGTCTGACCATTTTTTGCTAAAATCCATCAATTTGATAATTTTATTATTATCTGTTTTGATGGCTTTATTGCTTATTTATTCTTTATATAGACTTAAACGGTCTGATGAAGATTTGTTTGATGTATTAAATGCTAAGCTAGATGCTATTTCAAGATCGCAAGCCATCATTGAATTTAACATGGATGGCAATATTATTACGGCGAACGAAAAATTCTTAGAAACCTTAGGATATACCTTAGATGAAATTAAGGGAAAACATCACAAAATTTTTATTGATGAAAAATATAGCTATTCGGAGGAGTACAATAATTTTTGGTCAAAATTAAATCGAGGCGAATACATTCAAGCAGAATTTAAACGAATTGGCAAAAATAATAAGGTCGTATGGCTATTATCGTCATATAGCCCAATTTTTAATCGGCAAGGTAAGCCAGTAAAAGTCATTAAAGTGGCTACAGATATTACAGAACAAAAAAAACAAAGCATCGATTTGGAAAACATGTCTAAGAAATTAAGAGAAATCGGTGTAAAAATCATGGAAGAAAGCAATGAAATCTCTGTAGGTGTAAAACAACTTGAATCTACAGTATCTGAACAAGTTACTAGTGCTTCACAGCAAGCTGCTGCCGTCACTCAAATTAGTACGACTATTGAACAGATAAAAGCTACTACAAGTCAAACAAAGGAAAAAGCTAAGCAGTTAGGCGAATCAGCCAATATTACTACGTCAGTTAGTGAGAAAGGTCGTCAAGCCATTAATCTTATGACCACTTTTATTGAAACACTGCAGAGTAAAATGCAGCAAATTTCAGCAACAATTTTAAGTTTGAATGATAAAACGCAGCAAATTAGTGAAATTACCGAAGCTGTAGCAGACATTGCCAAACAGTCTAAAATGTTAGCCTTAAATGCCTCTATAGAAGCAGCAAAAGCTGGCGAATCAGGTAAAGGTTTTGCTGTCGTTGCCGGAGAGGTTAAAGATTTAGCGGAGCGCTCCCAACAATCTACTGAGCGTGTTCAAAAGATTTTACAAGATATCCGCCAAACTGCCGAACATGCCGTTATGGTAACTGAAGCAGGTAACAAAAGTGTAGAAGAAAATTCTAAGCAGGTTAAGCTCACTGATGAAATTATTAATTCTTTAGGCAATGTTATTGAAGAGACATCGATAGCGTCTATGCAAATTGTTTCTGCCGTTCGTGAAGAAGCTATTGCTATTGAGCAAGTAGATGCGAGTATTAAGGAAATCAATAAAGTAACTAATTTATTTAGTTCTGCTACCGAGCAAACCAAAGATTCAACTATTAACTTAAGCAAAATTGCTGATTCACTAAAAAAAACAGCAAGTCAATATGGGCTCAGAGAGTTGCAGGAAGTAGACAGAAGATAA
- a CDS encoding response regulator — translation MDEKLQKILLETFKIQLQEIHQSLINALLSLEKTTEKNELKATLKELFRYSHNIKGAAASASIPAIATIAHGLEDLFQEWREKDHTPLREEIDACLQVSDNLLVALNLFDKGEAIDVDYFLAPLKGKKATESIESTKFDEFIKLPLNRIERVNAKANEFIIYRLKLMNWFKTLELCVKEMNNSVEFKSLLSLPAIKTLNNMSAESGQFLGDFSRSIQSLQEEVKTMRMIPASMLLTPLSRTVRDISTKLNKSVEFEVYGGNIELDKAILDAVKDSLQHLIRNAIDHGIEEDQERKKANKPIPAKLRMEVSQSSGKIILKIIDDGKGINLSQVRQHAIKMGLYSENELLHASDEKILDCLFVSGFSLHKGVTEISGRGVGLDAVKNDLQKLKADIEVKTVEHEGTCFTLTLPLTLATTRGVFFKLREQIFMLPSLSLKALYDLKVKNLKWVNNQLTYVVNHQPIPVVSLNYLLNREEETLESNQDYCGLYIDYPGVDLILWVNSIVNEHECVIKPLPLPFSQLPQYIGTTLTGDSTLVLALEPQKIIELALLKNLTREKLYQTQGSKEPQRKKVLIVDDSFTTRSLCANSLEAAGFSTMTAIDGKKAWDLLQKNSFDCVITDLVMPNVDGFELTRLIKNDKKLAQMPVIIISLLNSKEDKERGLEAGADAFFAKNEFDTHSLIETMSLLL, via the coding sequence ATGGATGAAAAACTTCAAAAAATTCTATTAGAAACTTTCAAGATTCAATTGCAAGAGATTCATCAATCACTTATTAATGCTTTACTCTCACTGGAAAAAACCACTGAAAAGAATGAATTAAAGGCGACATTAAAAGAATTATTTCGCTATTCTCACAATATCAAAGGAGCTGCAGCTTCGGCATCTATTCCGGCTATTGCAACGATAGCTCATGGTTTAGAAGATTTATTTCAAGAATGGCGAGAAAAAGACCACACTCCTTTAAGAGAAGAAATCGATGCTTGTCTACAAGTCTCCGATAATTTGTTAGTAGCTTTGAATTTATTCGACAAAGGGGAAGCTATTGATGTAGATTATTTTCTAGCGCCGCTTAAAGGAAAAAAAGCAACGGAGTCAATTGAAAGCACCAAATTTGATGAATTTATCAAACTTCCTCTTAATCGCATTGAAAGGGTAAATGCAAAAGCCAATGAGTTTATTATATATCGTCTGAAATTAATGAATTGGTTTAAAACTTTAGAGCTTTGCGTTAAAGAAATGAATAATTCAGTGGAATTTAAATCCTTATTATCATTGCCTGCTATTAAAACGTTAAATAATATGTCAGCCGAAAGTGGACAGTTTTTAGGCGATTTTTCACGATCAATACAAAGTTTACAAGAAGAAGTGAAAACGATGCGAATGATCCCTGCATCGATGTTGTTAACGCCCTTAAGTAGAACTGTTCGTGATATCTCAACAAAATTAAATAAATCCGTTGAATTTGAAGTCTATGGCGGCAATATTGAATTGGACAAAGCTATTTTAGATGCTGTCAAAGACTCATTACAACATTTAATACGAAACGCTATTGATCATGGCATTGAAGAAGACCAGGAGCGCAAAAAGGCAAACAAACCAATTCCTGCCAAATTACGCATGGAAGTATCCCAAAGTTCTGGAAAAATTATTTTAAAAATCATTGATGACGGAAAAGGAATAAACCTTTCGCAAGTGAGGCAGCATGCGATAAAAATGGGGCTATACTCGGAAAATGAGCTATTACATGCAAGCGATGAAAAAATCTTAGATTGTCTTTTTGTATCTGGATTTTCCTTACATAAAGGAGTGACTGAAATTTCTGGACGGGGAGTTGGCCTTGATGCAGTTAAAAATGATTTACAAAAATTAAAAGCAGATATTGAAGTTAAGACCGTTGAACATGAAGGTACTTGTTTCACTCTCACACTTCCTCTAACTCTCGCTACAACACGGGGCGTATTTTTCAAATTAAGAGAACAAATTTTTATGCTCCCCAGTTTATCCTTAAAAGCACTCTATGATCTAAAAGTTAAAAACTTAAAATGGGTTAATAATCAGTTAACTTATGTCGTTAATCATCAACCTATTCCTGTAGTGAGTTTAAATTATCTTTTAAATCGTGAAGAAGAAACGTTAGAAAGTAACCAAGATTATTGCGGTTTATATATTGATTACCCGGGGGTTGATCTTATTTTATGGGTTAATTCTATTGTTAATGAACACGAATGTGTCATTAAGCCTCTACCATTGCCTTTCTCCCAATTACCACAATACATTGGGACAACATTAACTGGAGATAGCACATTGGTTTTAGCTTTAGAGCCCCAAAAAATTATTGAGCTGGCTTTGTTAAAAAACCTTACGAGAGAAAAATTATATCAAACTCAAGGCTCGAAAGAACCCCAGCGCAAAAAAGTGCTTATTGTAGATGATTCCTTTACAACTCGTAGCCTTTGTGCAAATTCATTAGAAGCTGCAGGGTTTAGTACTATGACTGCTATCGATGGAAAAAAGGCCTGGGATTTATTACAAAAAAATTCCTTTGACTGTGTAATTACAGATCTAGTCATGCCAAATGTTGATGGTTTTGAACTTACTAGATTAATCAAAAATGATAAAAAATTAGCTCAAATGCCCGTTATTATTATTTCATTATTAAATTCTAAAGAGGATAAAGAACGCGGCTTAGAAGCAGGAGCTGATGCATTTTTTGCCAAAAATGAATTTGATACACATTCATTAATCGAAACAATGAGTCTATTACTATGA